One segment of Pseudodesulfovibrio sp. 5S69 DNA contains the following:
- a CDS encoding cytochrome c3 family protein encodes MSRFLTVTLSLCALLLGAGLASAAAQAPGDLKLGPPAGIKASKAMVEFSHAGHGAADVQCVTCHHTWDGKSDIQGCAATGCHDQPGKKGETAFYTAFHAKKTDRSCLGCHKTLKKAGKAVPVSCGQCHEK; translated from the coding sequence ATGTCCCGCTTTCTGACCGTCACTCTGTCCCTGTGCGCGCTGCTTCTGGGCGCGGGCCTGGCCTCGGCCGCCGCGCAAGCGCCGGGCGATCTCAAGCTCGGCCCGCCCGCAGGAATCAAGGCGAGCAAGGCCATGGTCGAGTTTTCCCATGCAGGGCACGGCGCGGCCGATGTCCAGTGCGTCACCTGCCACCACACCTGGGACGGCAAGTCCGATATCCAGGGCTGCGCGGCCACCGGCTGCCACGACCAGCCCGGCAAGAAGGGCGAGACCGCCTTTTATACGGCCTTCCACGCAAAGAAGACCGACCGCAGTTGCCTCGGCTGCCACAAGACCCTGAAAAAGGCGGGCAAGGCGGTTCCGGTGAGCTGCGGCCAATGCCACGAGAAGTAA